The genomic region gcagctccccagACACCAGTGCAGCTCGAGGGCAGcaccaagccaagcacacctgcccagtgcccaccagtCCTCTGCCACTGTCAGGTCCCCTCCAATGATCCCCTCAGCCCCAAAGCATGACTCAGACCCTCTCCAGGCCTACTGGGCTAGAAGCTGGCATCAGAGCCAGCACCTTTCCTAGGAAGAggtgcccccccagccccctccctgctctcccgGCCTCACTCACCGAGGACGTGACCCGCCAGCACCGCATGCGAGTGACCTTGAAGCTGCCCTCCTTGATCTGCTCGTTGGGCAGCCGCACCTGGAAGTTGAGCTCGTTGTTGCCGGCGCTGACGACGACGTGGCAGCCCCTCTCAGGGAAATCAGTGACACAGGGGTCGAACTTGAGATAGCCGTAGTACTTGAGGGTCTGCGCCAGGCGGATGAActgcaggcagggccaggggtgcTCAGCACTGCCGCCCGCCCGGGCCAGGAACAGGACACCACCCGGTACCACACATGGAGAAGGGCTGGTGCAGAgccagaactgccccagctgtggCACTGTTCCCTGTCCTACCTCCTTCTTGGAGACCTTTTCTTGCAGGGACTTCAGCTGCCGGTGCTGTTCCTTGTTGACAAGGATCCATCCGTGTTCAATGTCTGACACcgtctgcaggcagcagaggttGATGAGCACCTGGGACCGGAGCCCCCCGAGCCCCTGCACAGTGTCTgtcctcacctggctgtgccacaCCAACCCTCACCTGTGCATACAGCAAGTTCAACCCCACACGGTGCTCCATCACATCATCGTCATAGGCCGAGTCCCAGTAGCTGGAAGGGAACCACAGGGGTTAGCCTGCTCTCCACTTCCTGACAGCAGTGAGGAGAAAATCACCCTCCTGTGGTCTGGCCAGCTCCCCCCTAACCATCAGTCactgtgccctgctccccccTAAACCGGCTGCCATGGGAAGGCAGGAatgagctgagcacagcagggcaacccctgctccagtgtcacAGTCAGGGATGCTCAGGTGCATTCCTGGGGGCCAAAGCATCAGTGGGCAGCAATGGCAGGAGGGGAGGGTCCCTGTGTGGAaccaggagccctgggcagcaaTGGCAGGAGGGGAGGGTCCCTCTGTagagcagggagccctgggcaCCACCCCaatgctgccctgctcacctCTTGCGCAGGATGATCTGGAACTCAGGGTTGTGCAGGCTGGTCACTGACACGTAGGGCAGCTCAAACTCCTGCAGCTTCCTCACAACTGCAGGGAAACAAGGgctcagcagcacctctgggtaGCAGGAGCCCCATGGCCCCCAACACCAGGGTGCCCCCAGGAGAAcagctgtgcccccagccagggcagggcccaAGCACACAGCCCTCACTCCAGGCAGGGGCACAGCACATGTCCCACCACAGTGGGCTCTACTCACAGGAGAAAGCTCCATCCTTGGTCTCTCTCACTAGGAAGAGGCTGAAGTAGCCAACCAGGTCATCTGGCAGATCCAGCTTGGAGGCCACAGCCTGGGAGGAAGAGCAGCATAGTCCCAATATAGTCCCAACATGGTGGCAAGACCCAGCCCATGTGCATTCTCCCAACAGCAGGAAGGCAGCACCTCTGCTGCCCTGTGGCCAGGCCTGGGCTCCTTGCAACCAGGAAACAGCGACCCCAAACACCAGTCTGGACCCAGACACACCCTGCAGCACACCCACTTCAGCTCCCAGCTTTCAGCCCCACCAggtcagccctgctgcagggtgggcagatgggaggggagggcagggggggcTACCAGGCTGAGAGAGCCCCACACAAGTGGGAAACcccagaaggcagcaggaggggctggtCCCAGCCAGCCGGAGAGCTGTGGCACCTCAAGGACATCCTCTGTCTGGTCCGACGTCAGGATGGTGACCTTGACCTTCTGCCCATTGGagagcagcacctccagcaccacCTCCTCTGTGGGGATCTGCTGCGTCTCCTGCAGAGAGGAACAGCACTGgcaccccagcccctcacacAGCCTGGGGGCCCCAGAGCcgccccaggtgtgccctcacctgctgggccttgcGCAGGAAGCTGTTGAACGTCTCGCTGCCGCCCAGCGTCGGGTCCTGCCGCACTGCAGGAGGGGCACGAGCGGTCAGGCATCCcgtgggaagggacagggacacacaccccTGCCTGGCCCTtgtgcagcccctcagctcacCCTCAGACTGCATGCTGGGCCAGCCTGGGaccccctgcacagccccactctgccagggcagggcaggggcaggagctggcaccCAGGGGACGAGGCCATCAAAcgccagggctgccctgggaggtgCAAGAGGCACCACAGGGAacggagcagggcagggaggaagcCATGGgccgtgccctgcccagcttACCAGCCTGCATGTacttctccagctgctcccgGCGCTGCTCTACCTCTGCTGGGGTGAGCGTGAAGATCTTCTTTGGGGGAAAGGCTGGGACCACGTTGGCGCCATACTCCTTCCTTAACTAGGGCAAGAACAGAgcgctgctgcaggagccccccGAGGGACAGCGGCTGCCCTGGTCCCCACCCTCACCAATCCCCAGGACTAGCGAGGGGAGCAGAGAGCTTCCAGCACCCCTGATCCCCGTGGGAGCCCAGTGGCACCCAGAACCCGCTGGAatgtgaggagcaggagctctgcccCGGTGTCCCCGTACCTGCTCGTGCAGGCCCAGGAGCTGGCTGTAGCGCACCCGGCAGTGCAGCACCCCGTTCACGTGGATGTTGTAGGCCTGCAGGGAGAGAGGCCACTCAGAaccagcccctgccagctggaggAACCCAAGGAGCTGCCCAGGATGCCAGGGAGCCCCCAGGAAAAGGCAATATCCCTGAGCACCCTGCCGAAGGTCAGAGTGGTTCAGGAAGTGTGAGCACACCCAAGAGATGTGCCACTGGACACCTGGAAGGTCTAACCCTGTCTGCCCAGCCATGGGGAGCACAGAGCCACACTGCAGCCCCACGGACAAGGACAGCCCTCCCCACTGCCAGGGCTTCACAAGGAGCAGGTCCTGGCTGAGCtctggctcagctcctgctgatgccacaggctgagcacagctgtgagtgcagagcacacagggaacacctggcagagcacagctgtgagtgcagagcacaggaaacacctggcagagcacagctgtgagtgcagcacacacagggaacacctggcagagcacagctgtgAGTGCAGAACACACAGGGAACACCTGGCAGAGCACAGAACACACAAGGAACAcctggcagagcacagctgtgAGTGCAGAACACACAGGGAACAcctggcagagcacagctgtgAGCGCAGAACACACAGGGAACAcctggcagagcacagctgtgagtgcagagcacacagggaacacctggcagagcacagctgtgAGTGCAGAGCACACAGGGAACACCTGGCAGAGCACAGAACACACAGGGAACACCTGGCAACTCCACGGTCCAGCTCCCGGCAGCTCACTGTAGACAGAGAGTCCCTGCAAGGGACAGCACTGTCCTCCTGCCACCCCCACAGCACAGTTTGGGAGGGGCGAGGATGGCCATGAGCCCCCAGCCTCCCACGGATGCCCCAgtgccctcctgctcctgagcactgcccagccaggctggggctcacACGGGCACCTCCCCACCCAAACCAGCCCGgtgccccggggctgctgcGGGGGCACCGGGAGGGACGGCGGTGGCACgggcagcagccacacctgCCCAGATCAGGGCTCTCCatcaggcacagctcctgcccagcccgcGGGCTCTCCCCCAGGCCCGAGGAGCCTCGGCAGCCGCGGAGGGCAAAGGGCAGGGGGGTCACAAGGACGAAATGCCTCGAGGGCTGCCTGCTCCTGAGGCCCTTGAGCAACTGCAGCTCCCGCCGATCGCCAGGTCTCTGCATCGCCGCTCACACCGGGACCGGGCTGCCCCACCGGGACCGGGCTGCCCCACCGCAGGGTCCCGGAGAGGGATTTGGGCACGGGGAGCAAGCGTGGGTGTTgaagcccagggctgcccaccctccTCCCGAGAGCAGCGATCCGGACCCTCCGCGCAGCCTGGGGGCTCTGCCGGCCCCGGGAAGGGCTCTGGGCACTCGAGAGCCGCCGCCACCGGGCGGCCGCGTCCCGGCTCCGCTCCGGAGGCGCTCACAGCGCAGGGACCAAAACAGGAAGCCGGGACAAACGGACGGACGGGCGGGCCAGGATGAGCCGGAGCTGGGGATGGGACCGGACGGGGCCCCAACGGGCtgcccgcccccgcccgcggCACCGGGCAGGGCAAGGTCCGGACACccccggggctgctccgggACCTCCCGCGCCCGATCCGGAgccgcgggggcggcggggcccgaTCCCTGCtcggccctggcacagggcgcCGGCCGGGGATGGCGGCGGGCCGGGACCTGCCCGCCTCGCCCGGCCCCGGTCCCGCTCCCGGTCCTGATCCCGACCCACCACCGCGCCGGGGCTGCGGACCCGCACGGCCCCACCGGGGCCGCACCGCACCCGGGCCGAGGAGCCGCGCCACCCACTCGGCTCTGCGGGGCGGCTCCGTTCTGCGGGACAGCTCCGCTCCCTCGGCCCCCGCTCACCACGTAGGCGGCGGCGCCGCCGTCCCCGGCGCGGGTCTCGGTCTCGGGAATGGAGAAGTGCATGGCCGGGCCGAGCGCACCCCCGCTAcccgcctcccgccgccgccatcTCGGGCCAGCACTCCCCGCGATGGCGCGGCCGGCAGCACCGCCCGCCCCAgggccgccccgctccgccccgcccggggccgtcGCTCTTCGCCCGCCCCGCTtcgccccgctccgcccgccccggggccgccccgccgtgccgtgcccgccccgccccgagcggccccgccgcgccgcggCTGCAGGCGCGCCCGCAGCGCGTGCCCGCGGCAGGACGGGACCGGGGGGCGGGGCCCGGAGGGAGCCCCGGGAACGGACCGGCCCGCACCGGGGGTGACGTCACCGCGTCACGGAGAGGAGCGGACGTGCGCGCTCATGTGGTGCCGCCTGGCCGGCAGAGGGCGCTGAGGGCGGCGCCATGGCGGAGTGGGAGCGTGAGGGTGAGTGCGGGACCGGACACGGGGACCGGCTCCGGGACACCGGGACTGGCTCCGGGGCGAGACCCGGCCGCGCTCACGCTCCCGGAATTCTAGATGGGAACCCCGAGGGAGCTGCGCCAGTGGCGGCGGGACCGCAGGTGAGCGGAGCCGGGGCCGGTGTGAGGCCGGgctgcggagcggggccggggccggtgTGAGGCcgggcggcggagcggggccggggccgcctgACGGTGTGTGCCCACAGGCGCCGGAGCTCTCCcgggaggagaagctgcagctgcggaaggagaagaagcagcagaagaagaagaagaggagcgAGAAGGGGCCGTCGGCCGAGCCCGCGGAGCTGGGTGCGCCCCCCGAAGCGGGGCAGCCGCGGGGTGAGCGCCGCCGTCTCCGCGGGGCCCTGAGCGGGgcagcgccgggccgggcccgcggCTGTCCCGGGCTGGCAGCGCCCGGAGCTGGCCGTGTCTTCCAGCGGGACCCCTGGGGTGTAGCCCCGGTCCGGGTCCCGGTCCGAGCCCTCGGCCGGCCGCGCTGCCGTGGGGTTTGCAGTACAGAGATACAGACCCCTGCCCCAGGAGCGCGGGGCTGCCCCGGCGTGCCGTACCCCCGGCGTGCCGTACCCCCGGCGTGCCGTACCCCACCCCCGGCGTGCCGAGTCAGCTGCGCCGTGCCGAGGGCCTGGAGCCCCTCGAGGGCCTGGAGGGCTCTCCCTGTCGCGGGCTGCCCCTCGCACTGGGCTGCATCTCCCGGCCAGACTGGGCACAGACTCCCCCTTCCTCCCCGCAGCAGCCGCTCAGCCCACGACCCCCCCTGCCCCGGCTGATGGCCACGGTGACGGCGAGAAACCCGCGGGGggcaagagcaaagcagagctgcGAGCAGAGCGCCGGGCTAAGCAGGAGGCTGAGTGCACCCAGAAGCAGGCcaggaaggcagagctgagccaggcagCCACGATGGCCAAGCCCCGGCAGAGCCCCACCGAGCCCCAGTCCAGTAAGGCTGTCAGCACCACAGGGTGGTGAGCAGAGGGTGGGCGAGCAGGATGGCAGGGTCTGGTGTGGGCCCAGACGGGGGATGCCTGTGTGAATAATCCGTGCTCTGGGTTCCGCCTGTCCCTGGGTGCTGCCCTGCCTTCCCTGAATTTGGGGCTGCACCAAAGCAGCTTGGCCTCATCCCAGCTGTCCTTGCAGTGGTGAAGCGGCTGCCGGAGCATGTGCAGGTGGATGAccctgctgcccagaggaagCTGGCCAAGaagctggagaggcagcaggtAGGAGGAGGACTGGGTGACAGGCTGCACActggggcagctgtgctgcagagggcCTGGGGGGCACATGGTGGGACCAGGGCCTGCTCTCTGAAGGGCAGAGGGGAACTTTGCGTGCCCTGAGCAAGTGCTGGGTGTGACTGGTGGCCCTGGAATAAGCAGAGCACTGGGTGAGCCATCACCACACTTGGCTGCAGGTACCTCTGAGGCAGGACTATGGCACCAAGGTCAACCTGTTCTCCCACCTGCACCAGTACAGCCGGAAGAAGCCACTGACGCAGCAGATGAGGTACagggcctccccagcccagggctctgctttggctggcctggctgcaggatgGCTATGGAGGAGGGGTGTCATAGTCCTGCATGTGGGATACACCTGATGGAGTGGTGGGGGACCTTTTGCTCGCTCTGGGGAGTGGCAGTAGGGGCAGCCCAATATCTTTCCTGTGGGGAGAGTGCAGGGCCACAGgagagggggctgtggggtgagcCTGGCTCCTCAGGTTGCTGCCAGCCCCCTTCCTGGGCTGTCCCGTGGGTTGTTGGGCTGGAGCTCATAAATGTTGAGTGTTCTGGGCCGCAGAGGTGCTGACAGCTCCCTCCCCCTGGtccctgcagcatcccctcCACAGTGATCCACCCCGCAGTGATGCGCCTGGGCCTGCAGTACTCGCAGGGCATCATCAACGGCTCCAACGCCCGCTGCATCGCGCTGCTCGAGGTCTTCAAACAGGTACCTGAGCAGccacctggcagcaggggctctGTGCTGCGTGCAGGAGTGTGTTCTGTACCCTgactgctggggctgtgtctgtgGTCAGTCATCCTCAGCCTCTTCCTTTGGGTTGTGCCACAGCAGGGTCCTTGTGTGGCACTGCCACTGCTGGTTTGAGTCCCTGGAGCAGCCTTTGTCCCTCCGGGCAGCGTGTCAGGCTGCGCAGGATGTGTGTGCCCCAACATGTGTGTCCTGAGATCATACTCCCTTTCTTCTTGTCCCAGCTGATCCGGGATTACTCCACTCCCCCCAATGAGGAGCTGTCACGGGACTTGGTGGCCAAGCTGAAGCCACACATCAGGTgagggctcccagtgccagagcagagggacCAAAGCTCCGCAGAGTGTGGTCCATTGGTCACCTCTCTGGGTTGGTGTCCACCCAAACTTTGGCTGACTTTCCtaggcttctgccttcctacccaccctccctctccctgtctTAGCCCTCCAGGCTGCTTTGGAGCTAAGCCCATTTCTTCTGCAGCTTCCTGAACCAGTGCCGGCCTCTCTCAGCCAGCATGGGCAATGCCATCAAGTTCCTCAAGAAGGAGATCTCATGCCTGCCTGACACCCTGAGAGAGGATGAGGTGAGTGGCCTTGGCTCCAGGCCCTGGGtgaaggagctgagcagggatgggataCAGACTCAGAAAGTGCTGCAGTGGAATTGAAAGCTTGTTGCTAGGAGGAAGAGCCTGATGCTGACCTGGCTCAAATCAGGGAGATGTTGAGAGCAAGAAAATCTGTATGTGATGTCTCTCCCCAGGCAAAGGAGAAGCTCCAGGACGTGATCGACAAATACCTGCGAGAGAAGATTGTCCTGGCAGCTGAGGCCATCTCAAGGTCTGCCTTTGAGAAGATCAATGACCACGACGTGATCCTGGTGTATGGATGGTGAGCACGGAGCACAGGCAGCTGATCCCATGGGtaggagcagggaatggagcagTGTGGGAGGTGAGGCTGTGCTggtcctgcacagggctcaGCACTGTCCTACCTGGTGTGAAGTTGGATTCCAAGAACCCCAgagccacagctccctccaCCCAGGGCACTTACAGAACAGCCAGGGCTGTTCACTGGATTTTAAACAAACTGCAACAAAGTCAAATGTCAGGAAGCAAAAATACAGAAGTTTGCATCCCAAGAAGTAGAGGTGGGGAAAAGAACCAGAGATTGCTGCAGCAGGAGTCCAGGTATGCTGTGTATGCTGGGCAGAGcaaggagcaggggcaggaggccaGTGCAGGCCAGGAGTGTGGTGAGAGGGTGTGGAGTGGCAGAGTCCCTTGTGCTGTCACAGACAGGGAGGTCAGTGCTGCTTCCAGGGAGGGCTGAGACCTTTCCCAGGGTGTGTCCTTGTGCAAGGGCAGGGAGACGTGCCCTGGGAGCCATCGTGACAAGAGGGTTCTGGAGGGGCAGCGCTCACCAGGATGAGGGTGGGTATGGGGATGAGGGTGGGTATGGGGATGAGGGTGGGTATTGGGGATGAGGGTGGGTATGGGGATGAGGGTGGGTAGTGGGGATGAGGGTGGGTATGGGGATGAGGGTGGGTAGTGGGGATGATGAGGGTGGGTATGGGGATGAGGGTGGGTAGTGGGGATGATGAGGGTGGGTATGGGGATGAGGGTGGCATGGTGGCCAGGTGGGAGCCTGCTGTGGCGGGAGGGCAGCTCCTGACGGGAGGGCGCCCTGCAGCTCCTCGCTGGTGAACCGGACGCTGTGCGACGCCCACGCCAAGCAGGGCCGCGCGTTCCGCGTGATCGTGGTGGACAGCCGGCCGCGCCTGGAGGGCCGCGAGACGCTGCGCCGCCTGGTCCGGCACGGCATCCACTGCACCTACGTCATGATCAACGCCATCTCCTACGTGCTGCCCGAGGTGAGGGGCCTGCCCGGGCCGGGCAATGCGGGGTTTGTGAGGGCCCCCAGGACGAGGTCAGAGATGGGAATCTGACTCCAAGtgctcagaaggctgatattatGTTATGGTATGTTACATCATCTACCGTATCACATTATACTACATTACACTATGTTATATTACATTAtgctatattacattacattatgtTATATTACATTACGTTTTATTATATTGTATCATATCATATAATCTCATCtcatatatattatatcatatatcGTATCACATTATACTACATTACGCTATGTTATATTAcattacactatattacattacattatgttatattacattacattatattatattgtatcaTATAATCTCATATCatatatatcatattatatcatattatatcatataCCATATCACATTATACTACATTGCACTAtgttatattacattatatcatatcatctcatatcatatatattatatcatattacattatattacattatattacattacattatattacattatattatatatattatattataatattatgctatactaaaactatactaaagaaagagaaaggatacatcacaAGGTATAAGAAGAATGAATAATAGAAACCCGTGACTCCTCAGAGccttgacacagctggaccatgattggtcattaaattaaaacaattcacatgctggatgaacaatctccaaatcacattccaaagcagcaaaacagggagaagctgaagcttcccaggagaagaaatgctgGCAAAGGGAAAATACCACAGTGACAGGGGAGGCTGCAGTGTGACCAAAGGTGCTGAGAGAGCCTGTGTTTCCCCGGCAGGTGTCCaaggtgctgctgggagcccacGCTCTGCTGGCCAACGGCTCCGTCATGTCCCGCGTGGGCACCTCGCAGATCGCGCTGGTCTCCAAGGCTCACAATGTGCCCGTCCTTGTCTGCTGCGAGACGTACAAGTTCTGCGAGCGGGTGCAGACAGATTCTTTTGTCTCCAATGAGCTGGGTATGGCTTCTGTCCCTTTCCCCCCACCTGGCACCtcctctcccagtccctgctgTGGGCCACGAcaggctgctcagccctgccatCCCTCCTCCTGGGCAAGGGGTCACTTGCAGGCGGGGGCACGTGGCAGATGGTGGTGGTgtgtgctgctccaggggcagcatGGAGAGGTGCTGTCCCTCTCCCGATCCTGATTGCTTCTCCACTCTCTGCAGATGACCCTGATGACCTGATTGTGCTCCGGAAGGGCCAGGCCCAGCTTGGGGGCTGGGCAGAGAACAAGTCCCTACGGCTTCTTAACCTGGTCTATGATGTGACGCCCCCAGACCTGGTGGATTTGGTCATCACAGACTTGGGCATGATCCCCTGcacctcagtgcctgtggtcctGCGCGTGAAGAATGTGGATCAGTAATCAGAGCAGCTGCATGGACACTAATAAACCAGGCCCCAGTACTCTGTGTGTGCCATCTGTGGtgtggcagagccctggcaccCATGTCATCCATGTCAccactggcacagctcagcacctTCCTTGGGGCCTCTCCTCCCACTCCAGGTTGCAGCCATAGATGAGTCTTCCCTGTCCTTATGCCCCTTCTGTGGGGAAGCGATGACAGTGTGGCGATGGGCCCTGGCTTACCCTCCTCGGAGATCTGGTGGCACTCGTGTGCTTCTGGCGGACCCCGAGCTGGGCTGGTGGGGGACGGCCCGGGTCCCTCTGGAACCAGCCCCGGAGAGGGCCCGTACCCGCGGGGCCGGCCGGTCGGCGGGCGGTGCCCGGGGCGAGGAAGCGGGACCGGCGGTGCCCCGGGGCTCGAGCAGGAGCGGCACCGGCGCGCGGCTCCCGGACCGCCGGGGGCGGCTCCCGGaccgccgggggcggggcctgtCTCCGGGGGTGGGGCTATGCAAATCGCACCGCTGCTCTGGCAGGGCCAGCGGAGTCCTCACGGGGCGTGCCCATGCAAATTAGATCCCGCCGCGCGGCATGACGGGACAGTCCCTCAGAGACCCCCGCTGCCCTCGCGtgtgcgggccgggccgggcgggagcTGCGGACTCACAGCGCAGGGAAGGAACTAATACCGGGCAGGTCGCTGCACCCCGGGTGTGCTGGCCCATGCGACATCACCACTGCAGCGTGACTGAATAATTTGTGTTAGGGGAGATTGTCCTCGCATTCTCCCTGATTTCGTTGTTTCGAGGGGGAGCTGTAATCAGGTAATGTGCACATGTTGTTTGTTGGTATTCCCAACTGCAGCCGCCAGGATCGTTTACAGACGCAGCAGCAGTGTTGCAAGCCCGACTCCACGGGGCCTcggtgcccatccctgccccactcCATGTCTGCAGAAGCGGCCCAGCCTCGCCTCTCCAGGCTCCGGCCCGCGGGTCCAGCAGCGCCACCGGCCCGACTGCGCGCTCGGTGGGACGGCAGGACTCGGGTTAGCGTCCCGGCCAGCCCTCCGACCTCGCGGGAGGGACGGACAGGGGCAGAGACTTGGTCCGACTCGGGGCGCGCCAAATTCCCGCTCTCTGTAAGTCCGGCTGAACTCGCGGACTCGGCCGGGTGTGACCCACACAGTGCTCACCGAGCAGCACCCCGTTCCCGGCGAGGACCCCTTTCACCGGGgtgtttccctgctcctgcagacacGGCGTGGGACAGGCCGGGATCATCCCGCCTTCGATGGCAGCAGTCCATGAGCGAGCCCCCTTTAGGGATCTGCTGCCAAGTACTGCAGGGAATGGGATATGTCTcccgggcaccggcacggcctgTGGAGAGCGCGCCGTGGGATGCCCCTGAACCCACGGCTATCCTCGAGCCGCACACCGAGAGCACGACCGGACCGCCCTCGCTGCTttcccgtcctgctggggaatCCCAGACCCCTCGCGAGTCGCCTCCTGCATACCCCCGGGTCCCAGATCCCGCGGCTCCCGTGTCCATCACCCCATCCTCGATGCAGCGCCGGGTGTACACTGCCCTGCCACCACTCACGGCTACAGCGCCCGCCGAACGTTTTAGGCTTCGCTGGACATCGAGGATCAGCGAGAGGACGGAATGCACGCATTTAAGTGGGTACTTCTCCCCACATCTTTTGTCGTTACTTAATTCTGTCATTTACAGCCAAACCAGGGGAGAGCGCGAACGCAGTCCCCCACTACCACAAATTATGCAGTCGAGTTTCCCGCATTTGGGGAAATCGCAGGGGTCAGCACACCCGGAGTGCAAGGGATGAGCCTCGCCCTGGGAAAACCACCTGCCTGATCATGGTGTCTCCCCTGCCAGGTAAGTATGCCCGAACACCCCCACCGCCCGCCTGCCCCGCCCGCCGCACGCCCGCCCAACAcacgcccggccccgccccggccccgacACCGCCCGGCCCCACGCTGCGGCCCGGCCCGCACGGttcggcacggcccggcccgcgTCAAGGCCGCGGACGCGCCAGGACAGCGCGGGCACGGCGCGGGATCGGGCCCGGCATGCACCGCGCGGCGGGGCGAAATTTGCATGAACGCGCCCCGTAAGGGCCGGTTAATGGCCCGGCCCACCTCACACTCGTCGCGTCCTTTTGATGTCATCAATTGGCCGTCACCGGTTCCGGTTCGGTGCTGGCGGCGCGGCGCGCACCGGGCGGCGGCTCTGGGAGCCCCGATGGCGTCAAGCGCCGCCCGCGGGCCGCCGTGccgggagcggagcggccgGGAGCGGCCGGGACGACGATCGGGTTCTGCCGGGCGGAGCCGGAGCCGTAGTGGGGAGCGGGAGGTTGAGCAGAGAGCGCTCCGTATGTACCAAGGGGGGGCGGAGCGAGGCGGGAGCGCTCCCCGGGGTGCGAGGGGGTGCCGCCGTGCCCGGTGCTGCGGGACACCGAGTCGTGCCGAGGGGCCTTGCTGCGTGCTGGCGCTAACCGCGGTGTTTTGGGACAGGGGAGGAGCTGCCGGCGGGAGCTCTGGACGGTGAGGATGGAGCACCAGCCGTCAAATCCCCGAGGAAACCGGGGCGGCCCCGAGCCGGTCCCGACGGCGCGGCGGAGGGGCGCGGCGAGAGCTCCGCCAACGGGGCAGTGGCGGCGCCGCGGGCTGGCGGGCGGCGCGGCAGGAAGGGCAAGGccgaggtgctgctgctggagctgtcccGGGCACCGGAGCCCCTCCGGGCGGAGAAGGCGCTGGGCACCGGCGAGGACGGGAACGGC from Agelaius phoeniceus isolate bAgePho1 chromosome 3, bAgePho1.hap1, whole genome shotgun sequence harbors:
- the SNX17 gene encoding sorting nexin-17, which codes for MHFSIPETETRAGDGGAAAYVAYNIHVNGVLHCRVRYSQLLGLHEQLRKEYGANVVPAFPPKKIFTLTPAEVEQRREQLEKYMQAVRQDPTLGGSETFNSFLRKAQQETQQIPTEEVVLEVLLSNGQKVKVTILTSDQTEDVLEAVASKLDLPDDLVGYFSLFLVRETKDGAFSFVRKLQEFELPYVSVTSLHNPEFQIILRKSYWDSAYDDDVMEHRVGLNLLYAQTVSDIEHGWILVNKEQHRQLKSLQEKVSKKEFIRLAQTLKYYGYLKFDPCVTDFPERGCHVVVSAGNNELNFQVRLPNEQIKEGSFKVTRMRCWRVTSSVPMNNGPSGSSPGKSEVKLELAFEYLMSKDRLQWVTITSPQAIMLSICLQSMVDELMVKKSGGSIRKMFRRRVNGALRRSDSQQAVKSPPLLDSPDASWEPMAKLSSKLTSVSLRGISHSSSANDVGANDFHGNYAFEGIGDEDL
- the LOC143693762 gene encoding LOW QUALITY PROTEIN: uncharacterized protein LOC143693762 (The sequence of the model RefSeq protein was modified relative to this genomic sequence to represent the inferred CDS: inserted 1 base in 1 codon), translated to MQRPGDRRELQLLKGLRSRQPSRHFVLVTPLPFALRGCRGSSGLGESPRAGQELCLMESPDLGRCGCCPCHRRPSRCPRSSPGAPGWFGWGGARVSPSLAGQCSGAGGHWGIRGRLGAHGHPRPSQTVLWGWQXGQCCPLQGLSVYSELPGAGPWSCQVFPVCSVLCQVFPVCSALTAVLCQVFPVCSALTAVLCQVFPVCSALTAVLSLWHQQELSQSSARTCSL